The genomic window cccttttttcagctggatgaacaatctattttttttcatccaaCAGTGTTGACCATGGtctcattttttttgttaagatgtatattttcatttaaaaaagtaaaaacatatcaatgcaatgaaaaaacattgttgaaatcgccaaaaactaaaaattcaattttttcatttacacattttttcaatgtctatgataattatacaattaaaaattaaaaacgttataattaatatttttgctatctgacattttatatataaatatttaaaaaattttcattatcattgCTGGGAATAttagctttttaaaaataattgaaagaaaaaaagtaaaaattttagaatttggaacagttttatatttttaatattatacaaacttaAACTTAAACTCCTCAAATTATTTTCTCGCCGTTAATTTTCTTCGTTCTCTTCGGGTTCTTTTTCTTTCTCTTCCTGGTCGATTATTGACGCAGGTTCTATAGCAATTTCTTGTTCTTCATCTTGATCAGAATCGTCATTACGGTCATAAAATACCACCTCAGCATTAGTGCAGTTTTGTAAATCGTAACAGTACATAAATTAGTACATTTTAAGGCATGTTTTCTGCAACTACATTTGGAGGTTGTACATCCTTTTTCACACTTGCAAGAAATTCTGCCCAAtagattttccaatttttgaaataacatgcATAGTCAATGTTGATTTCATTATATATaacactgatattcaagtatagaacctgatattcaagtatagaacatactataaaattttcgcctaatttgcgccctcacgggtaaacagtgatgtttacgaaaaaatgtttcaactaaaagttgtttatttttttataaggaacattttttatatttaaacttttgttctatctctaacggtttacaagatgggtcctacggaccgaagacccaattggcctcaCTTTagacgtcctgagtacgctgtaaaagctcgatatcttttttcgtttttgagttatcgtgtccacagacggacggacggacggacggacggaaatggactaattaggtcattctatgaacacctataccaaaattttgtgggtagcatcaatatttttaagcgttacaaacttgggactaaacttagtataccttgcatattacatatatgcatggtataaaaatcgaaaacattaattatgaacgcggttttaatttttaattgtataattatcatagacattgaaaaaatgtgtaaatgaaaaaattgaatttttagtttttggcgatttcaacaatgttttttcattgCATTGATAtgcttttacttttttaaatgaaaatatacatctTAACAAAGAAAATGAGACCATGGTCAACACTGttggatgaaaaaaaatagattgttcatccagctgaaaaaaggggtggtttttgccaaaaaattgaatatctcaaaaactatttaactttttttaaaaaatcaaaaaacaatttgttggtAATAAAACACAGAACGTTTCCTCAACATATCCAGtttttccgaattttttttctaaaaaagaaacgctaaaaacaaaaaaatttgttttttacattttactcgttaaatttgaggttatgtgaaaaaatggtaagcacaaaagttatgtatttttttattgccaagaactttcctatttaacttttttctgtataattaatactttagcCACAAATCGCTAAAAAACACTTGCTCCCTATTTCCACCCCCGGCGCACCCCTTTCCGGCTAAATTcagctgttttaaatatttttaatcagttatacacatttagtcctacacaaaaaaatgggtccgatcctgcaactaattttttccaaaaattattaatatcagatGTATTTAGCCTGGACTATATATCTTTTAAgatggttgtatatcgtgtcaatatttgaacttaatcgatgcacaaattttttattttttgaagcatatccctttctaCCCctttttcaaccccttactctactataatatggatgtattatacataaaaaccttcctcttgaatcactctatctattaaaaaaatcgcatcaaaatccgttgcgtattttaaagatttaagcatacaaagggacatagggacagagaaagcgactttgttttatactatgtattgatattttcatacttttaagagcgtgattctgaaatcgtcggggttttagtttagTTAAACCATTCTGGAGTTGtaatttcgtgagaaagtatagcaacaaatatatatttggaaAGTATAATGCcttttcatttgatacctaacaCGTTATCATTGaatcgaaaattgtttttcgaagataactttatgtcctctagagggcgtCGTATTCAAATTAATGTGACACTAAATAGCCTATAATCAGTGGTCGATTaagacgcttttaacgatacctcatttgtcaaattatgatacctaagtagtttagaagctaggaaGGAACAGccgaaaacaaaaactattttcaactatatgttcaaaatatgaacgttttaaACTCCAAATtgaacaaagaggaagatactttaatagtgacgtcattgttgaGTATCGCGATACAGATTATATATATAACTCTGTTTTGCAAGAATGAAAcggacaacaatctttgaatgcttataacttcttcattcTAATCAATTTTAACCCATATCTTCCCACTGCACCATTTAAGGTGCACTTACATTTTATgtgacaaaacaaaatattaacaagGTTCGATAGgttttatagttttatgttaTACTAGACATCTTCGCAGTTACTTTAATAGTGTTTGACAGTGATTGtggttattcattaaatttttataagcgATCGAGTTTTGTGAATTTCAACCAATATGAGTTCCCGGAAAGGGTAAGtgataagttttatatttattatttaaaattttagtgtagCGGTATTTTAGTAAGTTATTAGTTATACTATCGGGTAATATCATGAACatggtgatattttatttttatacgtgACTTTTGTTCGGTTAAATTGAACGCCCCATTTGAGGTGCGTTGGGAATGGGAGGCACCATGATAGTttgttgcattatttttatttaaacgtaGTTTTTATACATTTGGAGTTATAACTTGTGCTCTTGTTTGCTTGCTACAGGTTGAAtgttcatgaaattatatcgaTCTTGGAAGACGATAGTCTTACAATTTCTGCTGACATTTTTATCACGCCACCTGGAAATGATGATTTGAGTGATGAAGATAGTGGAAGCGAGGATGTAGTGGAGATTAGTAATCTATCGCGTCGCCAGTTGTTGGCTGAAGCTGAGGTTCGACGTACGGTTCCATCATCAGAAGGAGTTCTAGAAACGGTAGAAGATATTGATGATATAAATCAGAAAGGAGAAGAGGAACAGCCATCCACATCCCAAGCCGTTGAACATCCTGCAAAGAAAGCTAGGACTATATTCAAGAGGAAGTGGGAGCAGACGGATATAACAGCAAAACCTGAGAAGGAACACTCTACATCtgagtttgttttaaataaagacaATCCATTAGAATTTTTTGAGATGTTTTTTGATGACGAAGTATTAGAACTACTGCGTTCTAGTACAGAAAAAAATGCAATTGTCAAAGGACATGTAAACTTCAGGCTCACCATCGAAGAAGTGAAGAATTTTATAGGAATTTTACTGTTGTCTGGTTATAATAGTGCATCACGTTACAGATTATACTGGGATCAGAATATTGATACTCATCACCCTGGAGTTACTTCGTGCATGACCCGTAATCGTTTTGAAGAGcttctttgtttttttcatgCATGTGATAACAGTAATCTACCTCCCGATGACAAATTTGGCAAAGTAAGACCTCTTTGGAATATGATGAATGAACGATGGCTAAAGTTCTTCCCCGGGGATAAACATTTATCTATCGATGAGTCTATGGTGCCTTATTTTGGTAAACACGGAACCAAACAGCACATTCATGGCAAGCCTATACGTTTTGGGTACAAGATTTGGTCACTTTGCACACGATTGGGATATCTTATATATGGTGAACCTTATCAAGGGGCTAAAACCGGCAACACCAATCCAAATCTTGGTGTAGGTGGTTCCGTCGTGACCAATTTGATTTCTAAGCTGCCACCTGGTGATCACTATAGCTTTTATACGGATAACTTTTTTACTTCTTTACGATTACTTGATGAAGTGAGTCAGATGGGTCATGATATCACTGGGACTCTTCGGGCTAATAGAGTTGAAGGTGCGCCGCTGAAAGAtgtaaaagaaatgaaaaagacTGCGAGAGGCTCTTTTCATCAGATTACGGATGTATTATCGAACACGACATTAGTCCGCTACAATGACAATAACATCGTAACTATAGCCTCAACAGAAAGTGGAGTTCAGCCAATTGGAAAGGTAAAAAGGTGGTGCAACATTAAAGAGTTGACGTAGATCAACCACACTGTTACCAAATATACAACAAGTTCATGGGTGGAGTCGACAGACTTGACCAAAATGTTGGTAAATATAGAATTGGTATAAGGCTAAAGAGATGGTATTGGCAAATGATGATGTTCCCCATAAATGTGTGTGTAAATAACGCATACCAATTGTACCGACTCTCACCAGCAGGTCAAGCTAAAGATTCCCACGATTTTTTGTCATTTACAAGATACATCGTACAAAGTTACCTAATTCTTGGCAAAGCATCATCATCTCTTTCAAAATCGATTGGAACTAAGTCACCTATGCCAGTCAAGAATAAACTGCCTGATTCGATAAGGCTCGATGGAAAGAATCACTATACAATCAGAAATGAAACTCAAATTCGGTGTCGTGAATGCCACAAGAATACTAAGTTTCGTTGCAGCAAATGTGGGGTGGGTTTACATCAACATTGCTCTCAATCTTTCCAcacaatcaaataatttttttctctgattGGTtccttttttcatttgtttgtttcttgattttgttaaaataattttgtgtattttcatttcataaataaaagagCTCCAATGAAACATCGTGTCTATTATTTCTCTACACATAGTCCATGGGCATATTTTCCCAACGCTCCATTTAAGGTGCGGTCCTGAAATTCAGTTTCagtaaaacgcaaaaaaataaaactcatatttttgtctaatttaaGATCTACTTCTttgatatacataataaaaataacaattatttctgaattttttgcCTTGGGAAGATATGggttaatttaactttcaaatcttgttatggtatcaagtaaaaaatttgtatgggtAATGTGGTAAATTCGATACCAGCCATCAACCTAATTATAGTTAAGGACCTGCACCATTCTGTAAAAAAACCTAGGCACCTGATGGCCAGTAGGTCCAACAAAAAACAATGAACATTGTTGAGTAgagtagtttaatgttttattaattaaaaatttttgttcgtacTATATTAGAGAGACTATTTTCGACCATGTTAAGAAtaatttcgaaaagtttttgaTGGTCGGTACGTTCTACAATAGCTTTAGGAAATTTACCTCATTCAGCTAAATGACGATGTAAATGTACATCTgtttataaggaattttttgATCAGGAATCCACCGCTGATATGCCCACACTAACACTCTTGCATTTCTTTGTCACTATATCCGTTAATAAAGTGAATATGGGCATTTTCTTGATTTGTAAACGCAGacattaaattaatcttaaaattgcAATTACATGGTCTACCGATTAATTTCCTACTCAGTTTATTTCTCTTCgactattattacataatagTGCACATAACTCTCTTTATTGGGTTTGAGGCAAAAGTATTAGTATACAAAggactttcgacttaaaattgtacAACGAATATGCTCTTAAGCTATGTCCATCGCGTCACGGAGCACCCTGTAAGCATCTCGGAAAACTTAGGTGACAATCAAATTAACTTAAGTTAAAGATCTAGTTCTAAACATTTCAATGAAACATTCTATATACAATAAACAAGGTACATAAATGAAACTTATATTCTCCAACACAACTatgtaatacatatatacatgcggtaatttcaaatgaaaaagttccgaagaaaattaatgttt from Chrysoperla carnea chromosome 2, inChrCarn1.1, whole genome shotgun sequence includes these protein-coding regions:
- the LOC123291430 gene encoding piggyBac transposable element-derived protein 3-like, which encodes LVLLFACYRLNVHEIISILEDDSLTISADIFITPPGNDDLSDEDSGSEDVVEISNLSRRQLLAEAEVRRTVPSSEGVLETVEDIDDINQKGEEEQPSTSQAVEHPAKKARTIFKRKWEQTDITAKPEKEHSTSEFVLNKDNPLEFFEMFFDDEVLELLRSSTEKNAIVKGHVNFRLTIEEVKNFIGILLLSGYNSASRYRLYWDQNIDTHHPGVTSCMTRNRFEELLCFFHACDNSNLPPDDKFGKVRPLWNMMNERWLKFFPGDKHLSIDESMVPYFGKHGTKQHIHGKPIRFGYKIWSLCTRLGYLIYGEPYQGAKTGNTNPNLGVGGSVVTNLISKLPPGDHYSFYTDNFFTSLRLLDEVSQMGHDITGTLRANRVEGAPLKDVKEMKKTARGSFHQITDVLSNTTLVRYNDNNIVTIASTESGVQPIGKESTADMPTLTLLHFFVTISVNKVNMGIFLICKRRH